In Dryobates pubescens isolate bDryPub1 chromosome 16, bDryPub1.pri, whole genome shotgun sequence, the sequence TATAATTTCATATAGTCCTGTGCCCATGTATCAGGTGGTTCAAACTGTTACACCTCTGTGGCTATCACTGTAGCCAAAGCCACCTTATAGCTCATAGGACAGCCTTAGCTCTCTGCCATTGCATATAATTATATGGGGACAAAGAAAACACCACAAGCAGCAGTTTCTAGTCAATTACATTGCTTAAACCCATCTTCCTCTCTAGTTCAGTCCAGACCTCacatctgcagagctggaaactCAGATTTCTTACTTCTCTTCACCTGGGAGCTTCGAGTTTGGGGACTATAGAGTTCAAGACTTTAAAGAATGTATGATCCAGCTCAATAGAAATATCATAATTTATTCTGtttgtataaaaaaaaaaagagttatgTAACAAAACTATGTCTTCCTAAGAAGAAATATATTATTTCACATCATAAATAAATCAAACATACAACCCCtggcaacaaaaaaccccaaaaaagcaCTTGCCTGGTGCTTTCACGTCAGTGCTTGGGAAACAAGAAGAGCAGACATATGTACACACAGAGGATTACAGTACCAAAAAATACTGAGGTATTTGGTTTCTCTAGAAATGAAACTAGGTTTGTGAAGGCAAAACCCCCAATGCActaatgtaaaaataaataaataggacAGCATCAGTGTTGCTCAAAGTGTCCAGGAATGGGAATACTGGTGAGCATGCTACTAAACATGGAGCAGGCCTAGGACAGACaaggaggagctgctcaggcagagaCAGTGTCTTTTGATCTCTGGGTAGACATCCAGATATTGGCTTGAAAAGTCAATACACCTAGTGCATCATGTGAACTTCTCTCCATTTATGACATTTGTTCTGGGATGGTTCCCCACAAAAACACAAGTGACTGATGACACTGTCCCTGTAGTTATTGCACTTCTGAGACAGTAAGTCTGAGTTCTGGTAATATTTCACCCACTTCTCAGCAGCTTGGGGAAGTGGTGATGGGGCTCTGAAGATAGCTTAAAGCACTGGATGAGGTGTGAACAGGGATGGAGACTGGAAAGTTAAAGACAGTGGTGGTCGATGCTCCTCTGTCCAGTACTGACATAGCAGGGCTACCAGCTTCTGCTGAGCAGTTGGGGGCAAGAACCTGTGACTCAAACTGAAGCAGCTGCCCCATGAAACTGAAGTTTGGGGAGATGATGCTTCTTCTTTGTTTCACAAACTCAAAGGCTTCATCCAGTTTGACTCTGTTGGTCCTCATAAGATAAGCAAGGCAGATGGTTGCTGAACGGGAAatgccagcctggcagtgcaCAAATACCCTTCCTCCATCATTTTTAACAGAGTCTGAAAGAATTAAAATACACAGTTAGCAAACAAGTCTCACTGCTTCCAGAGGTGGAAATGCAAAGGCTGCTGTTTCACATTTCTTTAATCCATCCCCTTCCTTAGCCTAATAGGTACACCCTGTGCTTTTGAGACAAAGGGAGCCTTTGTCCTGAGGGAACCAACGGTCCGGCTATTCTCATTCTGGGCTCCAATTCCAATTATACTAATAGCTCCTCCAGGTCACTTGAGCAGTCTTGCAAGATTACTTTCATACTGATCTGCTTAAATTCACTAGCTCTTTTTTTGCAAGACCAGTGCCTCTTGATTCAAGACTTCAAACAGCTTTATGAAGCTGAAATTATTCCTCTGAGTGGAATAAAAATTAATGGAAACATCCCCTGCGTGTATCTGCCCTACAGAATTAAATCCTCCAGTTTCAAATGTAGGTTTTACTGGGGAAAGCACTGTGCAAAGCTCTGGTCCCAGGGTACATTACCCCAGGAAAAGCACAGACTACAAAGAGCTCATTTACCTATGAAATCGATCGCCTCGTTAAACCAGGAGCTGATATCCGCCTTGTGGTTGTCCTCCACGGGGATACTCTTATACTGGTAGTGCCCTTCAAAGTGGTTCGGGCAGTTAGCTGAGACGTTGATTAACGCTGTGATCCCCAAAGCATCCAGCATGTCTTTTCGGGAGGCATGATAAGCGCTGCCCAAATAGAGGAAAGGCAGGATTTCCACCGGGCCACCCTGGAAGAGGAAAGACAGACAACCGGTTAACTTTGCCCGGCGGCTTTcacacagcctcccctcccGACGCCGCACCCAAGCGGCAGGCTGCCCGGGCTGAAAGCACCGTCTGGCACCACACACACTCACCCTccgccccagcccctctccGCTCACCTGGTCGTAAAGCGGGGTGCCGCAGGAGCTGCACCCCGAGTCAGCGCTGCCGGGAGCGCTGCTGGCGCTTAGGGGCAGGCTGAGCCCGGTGGGAGCAGCTGGCTTGGTGCAGAGCTCGGAGCAGACGGACGAGAAAGCTTCGTAACctcctgcaggggcagagggaagagagaggtgCCGGGTGAGCACAGCGCAGCCACGGAGAACGAGCGGAGCCCCGCGGGCGGCACTGTCAAGCCGGCTGCggcccccttcccttcccctccggCGGCGGCCGGGGCGGTCCCGGGGCCACTCACCCTTGAGAAAGCAGATGCGGGCGCCGCGGGCCTCCCTGCAGAGGGTGccaagggccagcagcagcgtGCTGTCGCGCTTGGGCAGCTCCAGATCGGCGCTGCGCTCGTCCAGCAGCACCACGGTGTGGACCAGCCCCTGGCGCAAGCGGGCGCGGAGCTCCTCGTTGGGAACGACGTGCTCCAGAGCCAGGGCGCCCTTGGCGCGGCGGCGGACGATGGTGCTGAGGCGGACGTTGCAGGAGCCGCGGATGTGCGCGGCgttgaaggaaaagaaggagcgGCAGTCGAGGACGAGGCACTGCGCGGCGcgttcctgcagcagccctcgCAGCGCCTCGCACTCCAGCGCGCACACCCGCAGGTTCACCATGGCGGCTCCAGCCAAGGGGagaaaggcaggagagaggatgaggagggcgCGGTAGGTGTCGGAGGTGCTGGTGACCCCTGGAAGTGCAGCACCGCACGACCCAATCCGGCCCCGTACGCCCGCGCCTGCCTTATATAGGCCCGCGCGCCGGGCCGGCGTTTTCTCAATGGGGCCGCGTCACGTGGTCCGCCCGCGAAGACGTCACCTGGCCGCGCGCCAGCACGGGCGCGCCCAGCCCGGTTGGCATGACGTCATGTGCCGCGGGAGCGCGCCTGCGCGCTCGTGCCGACAGCGGGCCGGCGAGACGAGGAGACGAGGAGACAACGGGGCAACGCGACGAGGAGACAACGGGCTGTGGGACAGCGGGCATACACGCCCCGCCCCGGCACAGGCACACAACATCAGCACATGGCCATGCTCTCGGTACTGCACACGCAGTACTGCACACATCCATCGGCCGGCGTCCACACAGCAGTCGCCCCTACTTACACGCACACGTGTGTTCACATAGAAACACCTACAGAGGAGGACATTACTGTACACACCTGCCTGCACACACGCTTGTACATACATCGCACGTACATCCCCATGTAAATACCTACACGTGTGTGCACATCCATGCACACAGGTATACATTCATACATACCCATACACCTTTGTGTACACATAGCACAGACGTACACCCACACACAGACAACACCCCTACAAACACACCAGCGCACCCTCACTCACACAGACACATCCACTCCCACACACACCCTGTGCCCACTACCGCTCTAACAGGTGCTGTGGGCTTGGGCCACCTCACTGTTAGCTTTGTCCCCTGTCCATGGCTGGGGCACCCTATGTCCAACTGCCCCCCAGTACTGTCTGCTCCCCCTTTTCCCACAGGACTCAGtggggaggaagctgctgagcagcagtgtggggggATGTAGAGCCTTGGGTGTGGGTGTGCTTAGTCTCCTTAAAGATGTGTCTACGCATACATACATTTGCATTCATGCATAAACATATATAAACATGTACAGGCTTCTacacataaatatatatgtgtatgcttacatttgtatatatatatatttgtaatgTAAACACATATTTGAGAGCTGTTCCCATCATGTTTTATGTGTAAGGAAGAAAATGTAGATGTACACCCCATGCAAAGTTCGTTTTCCCCACTGAGAACGCCCCCAgaagctggggctgcccagcaaCTGGCAGTGGAATAGCAGGAGCTCTcttttccactcccccctcaGTAATGCATCAGCGCTTCCCAAAAGTTTTATTTTCCCCGTGGGTGACCAGCTTCCACCAAGACACTCGGGTGTTTCTTAGTCAGGGCTTCCAGTCAGCGCTGCTTCCACTTCCCCTGCCTTCCCACAATGCctacccagccccaccagctccTGACCGCTTGCTGCTCTTGGACACCTCTCGTCCCCCTGCACCTCTTTCCACTTTGGTGCTTTTCCTCCAGCCCTTTCTTGTCaattcttcttccccctccgcactgccagccccagctgtgctgctccttcctcacccctttcagcagttttctgttttcacttccattcttcagctgctccttttaGAGAAGACCTCTTCATCTACCACCTCACACCAGGGCACCTCTCCCACCATCCttcttcaccagcctcatgggctGCCAACCATCACTCCCTCTCAAactttccttcttctccccaTGTTCCCAGTCTTTAACCACCCCAGACCTTCTTCTCAGACCAGCCAGGCTCTGTATTTGGTCAAGATGTCCAGGACTTTTCAGGCTCCCATGGATacctggaaggaaggagaatggTGAAGGGCACAGGTGGGTGAGTGCCAGCTCTGGCTTACCTACTTATTGCAGgatttgctctgctgtgctgagcagagggggttTTGCCAGAACTGCAGCCTCAAAGCAAATTTGTTTTTTCAACacattcttttaaaataaacacaggATTGCACTTTTTGTTCAATTCATTTATTGTTGTTCTTTTAACAGTGGGTTGGAAACAGATTGCAAGAGAAACACTTACACACTGCATGCTGGGAAATGACTCCGCTCCACCACACCATCATCCACTGTCTTACTGGGACTCTACAGATGTCCACAGTGGATCACTGGGTGTGATCACAGAGGCTGTCAGTTGGGTAGGTGACACGTCCCTCCACACCAAATACGTGTGGGAGGCGAGCAGGGAACATTGGCCACACTGCAGGTGGCAGTGGACCTGCCTGTCCTCCTCTGATGCACTCTGAGCCAACTCCTCATGAGACTTGCTTGTCCCTGCGACACCACCGTGCCATGGCCAAGCTCtggtgaccttgaaggtcatctgtCAAACACTGACCTACACAGATCTTTCCAAGGAGGTGAACAGCAGGAATTGTCAATAGTCAATTGCTTGCCACATTTTTGTAGCAGAAACCAGTATAGCAGATGGCCACAAGACAGGACTTTATCCATCTTCTTTTCCTAGAGGAAAATGTCCTCCTTTTGGTTTGAACCTGAGATGTTAACCTTTCTGTAGCTTTATACCCAGAGTCACTTCATTTTACTCTTTTGGAGTGAGATGTGGGAGTGATTTAAGGCATCACcaggctggaacacaggagaggCAAGAACTGTTCAGCCACAGAGAAGCCCTGCAGGGTTGGGAGCTGGGAATGTCCTTCTTACAGGGGACTTTATCAGGATGTTGAGCTTCTCCAACCAGCCCAAAGTCTAGTGCAttccaggagcaggagcactgGCTGGGAGGCTTCAAGTGAACACTTTAATAGAAAGCAGTCAGTCCTTTTAATGGTGCTGTGCCGCTGGTGCCTTGTTACTGAGaacagccagccctggctcatAGATGCAACTGTCCCTATGCCTCTGACagtcttttctcttgtcctgagctctcagtgtcccacacagaaaacaaagccGACAGACAGACTTTATTCCTTCAGTTTGGCAACCCCATTTTTTGCCAGGTATACAGAAATGGCTGTGTCTGACACCTGCACAGCTAAGGCAGCATGTGCTCTCAACAAGCTTTTCAGTCACAATGGTAACCAGCAGCATACAGATATTAAATGTGGGCTAGACACCATGGGACAGATCCCTTGGCTGCTCTGAGACAGCGCAGGGAAGATATTCAGCTGAGGCCTTTGCACAATGGGGATTTGCCACCACAGCAATAATAATTGCTCTTTGATGGAGTTATGTAATTATGAGACTTTTGGGGCTGGTCTTGTTTACACCCAGCTCaaatcaggaagaaaaaaattcatCACATGTGGCAGTGTGTACTCAATCGTTTATAATCCTGGACTAGCTATTTCCTCGCtttactttatttttgttttcctttcttaaatAAACCTGCCAtaagaatgaaagaaaggaaaatacaaaACAGGGCTGAAGTGGCTTTTAGGAACTCACCCTGACCTGAATGGCTTTCTTAAGGGTTAGATTTCCTGGCTTAACAAAAGCCAGGAAATACAAAATTAACCCCTTCCTCCAAAACAATCTGTGTTTGCACTCGGGCCACAATGTCATTGTAAGGGTAATAATAGAAACAAGAACATGAAgtgtgggggtgggaggtgatGCTTTAATTCGAGCAGATGTGACACACCGGCAGCATATGGGTCCCTTTTACCTCTGGGCTTTAGCAGTTCCCATGCTGCTCCGCCAAAATATGTATAAATCCATAATGACATGCCCCATGAGTGTGAAGCCTCACTCATGGCATCAGGGATTTCTTGGGAAAGTGACTCCATGGCAGTTTCATCATGGCAGCAGGTTGTCTTTGTCTCAGTGGGACTGGCCTTCTGGCTTTCTTCAGCGGCTGCAGGTCCCTCAGTGTGACCTGGCTGACGTTTATCTCGGAGGGTAGCAGAGTGCTGCAGACAGCTTCTGCGTTGACTTGACACCAATACCAATTTGTTAGCAACTTGGTAACAAGCATAGATAACCCCTGGCCTGGAACTAGCCCATTGCACAAACAGTTCTCCAGTAATACCAGTTATTCAGGCTTTTTAACTAGTCACTCGTGGCCAAAATCAGTCCTGAACTTTTCCAGCAAAGCTAGAATTACAGCACCATTGGACCTGACCTGAGCCTGagtctcactgccctcagtgCAAGTTTTGTCTGGTTAGAGATAGGAAGCTTCAAGCCTC encodes:
- the DUSP1 gene encoding dual specificity protein phosphatase 1 isoform X2, yielding MVNLRVCALECEALRGLLQERAAQCLVLDCRSFFSFNAAHIRGSCNVRLSTIVRRRAKGALALEHVVPNEELRARLRQGLVHTVVLLDERSADLELPKRDSTLLLALGTLCREARGARICFLKGGYEAFSSVCSELCTKPAAPTGLSLPLSASSAPGSADSGCSSCGTPLYDQGGPVEILPFLYLGSAYHASRKDMLDALGITALINVSANCPNHFEGHYQYKSIPVEDNHKADISSWFNEAIDFIDSVKNDGGRVFVHCQAGISRSATICLAYLMRTNRVKLDEAFEFVKQRRSIISPNFSFMGQLLQFESQVLAPNCSAEAGSPAMSVLDRGASTTTVFNFPVSIPVHTSSSALSYLQSPITTSPSC
- the DUSP1 gene encoding dual specificity protein phosphatase 1 isoform X1, which gives rise to MVNLRVCALECEALRGLLQERAAQCLVLDCRSFFSFNAAHIRGSCNVRLSTIVRRRAKGALALEHVVPNEELRARLRQGLVHTVVLLDERSADLELPKRDSTLLLALGTLCREARGARICFLKGEWPRDRPGRRRRGREGGRSRLDSAARGAPLVLRGCAVLTRHLSLPSAPAGGYEAFSSVCSELCTKPAAPTGLSLPLSASSAPGSADSGCSSCGTPLYDQGGPVEILPFLYLGSAYHASRKDMLDALGITALINVSANCPNHFEGHYQYKSIPVEDNHKADISSWFNEAIDFIDSVKNDGGRVFVHCQAGISRSATICLAYLMRTNRVKLDEAFEFVKQRRSIISPNFSFMGQLLQFESQVLAPNCSAEAGSPAMSVLDRGASTTTVFNFPVSIPVHTSSSALSYLQSPITTSPSC